The genomic stretch AAACATTTCCCATTCTGGGTCAGGTCTTTTCTCTTTTGCATCTGCTGAATAAGCAATCTTTGAAAAGGTAAATATGGGATTGGCCTCGTGATGAAGTGAACTTGCTGATCTAAGATATATTTCAATTCTCCAAATGATTGCTTTTGTTCGAAAAAAAGTTGAAAGAACATTTTTTCCCTGCCGTAATAAAACTTAGCAAATTCGTCCTCGATAAAATAAATTTGATAGCATCTCAAGATCAAATCTCCCCAATCGTACCCTTTTTTCTATTATAGACAAGTGGCAGTGTAACGA from Falsibacillus albus encodes the following:
- the sirA gene encoding sporulation inhibitor of replication protein SirA, whose amino-acid sequence is MRCYQIYFIEDEFAKFYYGREKMFFQLFFEQKQSFGELKYILDQQVHFITRPIPYLPFQRLLIQQMQKRKDLTQNGKCFKIGDSPQLNGAEMQIGNRMLQLNAWGSYDSEFAFFEVLRQFEGRLLAIDLENQRFGWVKPIKERKYV